The genomic segment AAAGACTATAACGAGACGCTTGAAGGCGCACGCACCAGCATTGATGGGGATTCCGACGCGCAACGCCTACGCCAGCTTGTCGGGCGTCTGACGGACGCCACCTCACAAATCCTCAACCAGCACGCCCATTTCGAAGTCCGCCTTAGCGAATCCTCACGCGAAGTGGCACGTCTGCGCAAACACCTTGATCAGGTGCGTCTGGAAGCCATGACCGACGCCCTGACCAATCTGGCCAATCGTAAATCCTTCGACGAAGCGCTGGAACGCCATTGCGACAGCGACGAAGGCAAGAATATCACCCTGGCCGTTCTCGACATCGACCATTTCAAACGCTTCAACGACACCTGGGGCCATCAGACGGGCGATCAGGTCCTGCGTTACGTCGCTTCGGTCCTGTCACGCATCGGTCGCGCCCCGCGCATGGCCGCCCGTTACGGCGGTGAAGAATTTGCCATGATCTTCCCCAGCGAAAATATGGCCGTTGTCGAGCGCCTGCTCAACGAAGCGCGGCAGGAAATCGCCTCTCGCGTGCTCAAGCGCCGTTCCACCAATGAAGATCTGGGCACGATCACGATTTCCGTCGGCATCGCCGAACGTGACTATGGCGAAGACGCCTACGACCTGCTCGACCGCGCCGACAAGGCCCTCTATCAGTCGAAGAACAATGGTCGCAACATGGTCACCTGCGCCAAATCCGCCTTGAAAGCGACCGACGCCGCCTGAGAAATATAACTGGGAAAATATAATTTGAACATTGTTCAAATTTATGCGACAAGAAGCTGGTGACGACTCCGTCACTGGCTTTCTTTGTGGATACCTCCATGCGCGCCTTTGCGTTCGCCCTCGCCTACTGGGTTTTCTCCATCAGCTACAGCCTTATGGCTGTTGGCCTGTCGCTCTTGCCGGGCCGCAAACCGGTTCTGTGGGTGGTACAGCGCTATACGCGGCGGATGGTCTGGGCCATGCGGGTACTGGCTGGCATCCGGCTTGAGGTCCGCGGCCGTCACCTCGTTCCGGACATGCCGGTCATCTTCGCCGCCAAGCATCAGTCGTGGGGTGACGGCTTTTGCCTCTATTCGCAGTTCGAGGACGTGGCCTTTGTCACCGGCGATCATCTGGAAAAGTTCCCGCTGATGGGCACGCTGCTGCGCAAGCTGGGCGCCATTGTGGTCAACAATTGCGGCGGCCGCGAAGCGCGCCGCAGCCTCAGCCAGCGCTCGGCCGAAGCCGACCGTGACGGTCGTCACATCCTCATCTATCCCGAAGGCCACCTCAATGCGCCCGGCACCTATCGCCGCTATCGTTCCGGCGTGTGGCACATGTACAGAAATTTCAACCGCCCCGTAGTGCCCGTGGCCACCAATCTCGGCCTGTTCTGGCAGGAAACCCAGTATCGCAAGACCGCCGGCACAGCGGTGCTGGAATTCCTTGAACCGATCGCGCCCGGCCTCGACAAGGCGCAGTTCATGGCCGTGCTGCAAGCGCGCATCGAAGGCCGCACTCAGGAACTGATCGCCGAAGCGCGCGGCGGCCCGGTTGAACCTTCCGAATTGATCACTGAAGGGGCCGTTGCCGCTTAAATACATAGGATATAAGCGTTTTTTAACGGACGATCTTTAAGAGTAGGGTAGCCGTTTCCTGTTCTGTAAGGTCCGCCGTGCCGCGCCCTCTCCGTCTCTCCCATCTGATCGACACGGATAACAACCTGCTGATAGTCACCGCCCGCGGTGACTATACCAGCGAAGGCTTTGTGGACGCCCTGATCGACCTTTATCAGAAAATCGAGAAGCCCTGGCTCTACGACCGTATTCTGGATATGCGCTCGGCTCAGGGCGTGGTTGAACTGTCCGACCTGATGCGGGCGGCCGCTTGGCTGACTCAAGCCGCTGGTACGCCGCCTCCACCGCGCCGGCGTCTGGCCCTCATTTCCAACGACCCGTTCGACCGTGCGCGCCTGAACGCTCTCGGTGACGCCTTCCCCAAGGCCTTCATACAACTCTTCGACCGCCGTGACGAAGCCATCGAGTGGTTGGCTTCGTCACAACCTTAACCGATTACCGAAACGGCATTTCACTTTTAAGCTAAGCGGATTTTAAGCATTGCCCGCTACACTCGGCTGGCACGTCACAAAGTCACAGCTTACCCATGTCGCAAAAATACCGCCTCAGCGTGTTTCTGGATGAAACCCATTCCATCCTCATTGCCCGCGTCTTCGGCCCCTTCCCCAGCGCCGAACTGTGCGACCGCTTCATCGAAGCCTATGCCGAAATCGGCGAACCGTGGCGTTATGACCGTCTGATCGACTTTCGCCGCTATACCGGCCATCTGGAAGACGAAGATCGCCAACGCTTTGCGCAGACCTGGGCCGAATGGACGCGCGATTTCCACGACGGACGCCGGGTCGCCTTTGTGACGCATGACGCGGTGGAAGAGGTCTACATCCAGCAGGACTACGCCTCCTTCCCCAAGGACACGATGCGCAACTTCTATACGGCGGATGAGGCGCTCGACTGGCTGACCGGGCGCAGCGGGGAAATCGAGTTTGTGCCGCTCGCCCTGCGGGCCTGAGGCTGATTAATCAGATTCCGTGGCTGCGGGCTTGATCGTTACACTCTCGCCGCAGCCGATTTTTAATCAGATTCCGTGGCTGCGGGCTTGATCGTTACACTCTCGCCGCAGCCACAGGCATCCGTCTCATTCGGGTTGTTAAACACGAACTTCGACGCCAGCTTCGTCGTCTCATAATCAATGACCGTGCCGACCAGATACAGCACCGCCTTGGGTTCGATCAGTATGGTCACGCCCTTGTCGGTGACCACCTCATCCAGCGGGTCGGCGGCTTCGGCGTAGCTCAGCACGTATTCCTGGCCCGCGCAGCCGCCCTGCTTCACACCGACGCGCAGCCCCACATAGGGCTTGTCGGCGCGCGCCATAATGGCCTTCACCTGAGCGGCCGCCGCATCGGTCAGCGACACGATGGCCGGACGCGGCCGACGGGGACGAGGCGTGATAACAGGCTGAATATCCATAGCTATCTCTGCGGCCTTTTACACTGACGAAAGGGGGCACATGGGGGAAACCGCGTTTCTCCCATGCGAACTAGAACATATTGAGCTGAAGCTTGGCTTCGTCGCTCATTTTCGAAGAGTCCCACGGCGGATCGAAGACCAGATTGACGTGACAATCGGCAACACCGCGCACGCCCATCACCGCATTCTGCACCCAGCCCGGCATTTCGCCGGCCACCGGACACCCCGGCGCGGTCAGGGTCATATCGACCACCACTTCGCGGTTGTCATTGATATCGACGCGATAGATCAGGCCCAGCTCATAGATATCAACCGGGATTTCCGGGTCGAACACCGTCTTGAACGCCGCGATCAGTTCGTCGGTCAGACGATCCAGCTCTTCCTGAGGGAGCGGTTCGACCGCCGTCGTCTCTTCCGGCGCAAACAGCTCGGCCTGACCCGGTTCGCCAACCGGTTCGCTGGCGTCATCGCCGGACAGGGAAATGATCTCGTGCTTGGACATGGTCATTACTCAAAAAACCCTTGCGCCTTTTCGACCGCCGCAATCAGCGCGTCGATCTCGGCCTCGGTATTGTAAAGCGCGATGGAGGCGCGCACCGTAGACGTCACACCCAGCCGCGTCATCAGGGGTTCGGCGCAGTGCGTCCCGGCCCTCACCGCTATATTGTAGCGGTCAAGGATCTGCGCAACGTCATGGGCGTGGGCCGCGCCCAGAGAAAAGGTCAGGATCGACCCTTTTTCTGCCGCTTCACCATAGATGCGCAGGGCATTGATCTTTTTCAGCCCCGCATGGGCGCGTTCATAGAGCGCCATTTCGTGCGCCGCAGCGGCCTCACGGTCAATCTGCGACAGCCAGTCAATGGCGGCTTTCAGCCCGATGACCTCAAGAATAGCCGGCGTGCCCGCCTCAAAACGGTGCGGCGGCTCGGCGTAGGTGATGCGCTCTTTGGAAACGTGGGCGATCATTTCGCCGCCGCCCTGCCAGGGCGGCATGGCCTCCAGCAGATCATAGCGGCCCCACAAAACGCCCAACCCCGTCGGGCCGTACAGCTTGTGCGCCGAAAAGGCATAGAAGTCACAGCCCAGCGCCTGCACATCGACGGGCAGATGGACCACGCCCTGACAACCGTCGATCAGCACCTTGGCACCCACGGCGTGGGCCTTGTCGGCGATTTCGCGCACGGGGTTGATGGTGCCCAGCACGTTCGACATATGCGCCACGGCGACCAGCTTGACGCGATCGGTCAGCAACTGATCGAACGCCGCCCTATCGAGGCTACCGTCGTCAAGGATCGGCACCCATTTCAGCACCGCACCGGTGCGCTGCGCCAGCATGTGCCACGGCACGATATTGGCGTGATGCTCCAACTCGGTGATGAGGATTTCATCACCGGCCTTGATATGGGCCTGCCCCCAGGTCTGGGCGACGAGGTTCATCGACTCGGTCGCCGACTTGGTGAAGATCACCTCTTCCGGGCTCGCGGCGTTGATGAACTTCGCCACCGTCTCGCGTCCGGCCTCAAAGGCATCGGT from the Asticcacaulis excentricus genome contains:
- a CDS encoding aminotransferase class V-fold PLP-dependent enzyme; this encodes MPFDVEAVRRDFPILSRQINGKPLIYLDSGASAQKPTAVIEAMSHHMAQSYANVHRGLHRLANEVTDAFEAGRETVAKFINAASPEEVIFTKSATESMNLVAQTWGQAHIKAGDEILITELEHHANIVPWHMLAQRTGAVLKWVPILDDGSLDRAAFDQLLTDRVKLVAVAHMSNVLGTINPVREIADKAHAVGAKVLIDGCQGVVHLPVDVQALGCDFYAFSAHKLYGPTGLGVLWGRYDLLEAMPPWQGGGEMIAHVSKERITYAEPPHRFEAGTPAILEVIGLKAAIDWLSQIDREAAAAHEMALYERAHAGLKKINALRIYGEAAEKGSILTFSLGAAHAHDVAQILDRYNIAVRAGTHCAEPLMTRLGVTSTVRASIALYNTEAEIDALIAAVEKAQGFFE
- a CDS encoding SUF system Fe-S cluster assembly protein, which encodes MSKHEIISLSGDDASEPVGEPGQAELFAPEETTAVEPLPQEELDRLTDELIAAFKTVFDPEIPVDIYELGLIYRVDINDNREVVVDMTLTAPGCPVAGEMPGWVQNAVMGVRGVADCHVNLVFDPPWDSSKMSDEAKLQLNMF
- a CDS encoding lysophospholipid acyltransferase family protein, which encodes MRAFAFALAYWVFSISYSLMAVGLSLLPGRKPVLWVVQRYTRRMVWAMRVLAGIRLEVRGRHLVPDMPVIFAAKHQSWGDGFCLYSQFEDVAFVTGDHLEKFPLMGTLLRKLGAIVVNNCGGREARRSLSQRSAEADRDGRHILIYPEGHLNAPGTYRRYRSGVWHMYRNFNRPVVPVATNLGLFWQETQYRKTAGTAVLEFLEPIAPGLDKAQFMAVLQARIEGRTQELIAEARGGPVEPSELITEGAVAA
- a CDS encoding STAS/SEC14 domain-containing protein, which encodes MPRPLRLSHLIDTDNNLLIVTARGDYTSEGFVDALIDLYQKIEKPWLYDRILDMRSAQGVVELSDLMRAAAWLTQAAGTPPPPRRRLALISNDPFDRARLNALGDAFPKAFIQLFDRRDEAIEWLASSQP
- a CDS encoding HesB/IscA family protein, which codes for MDIQPVITPRPRRPRPAIVSLTDAAAAQVKAIMARADKPYVGLRVGVKQGGCAGQEYVLSYAEAADPLDEVVTDKGVTILIEPKAVLYLVGTVIDYETTKLASKFVFNNPNETDACGCGESVTIKPAATESD
- a CDS encoding GGDEF domain-containing protein, with the protein product MSNDIEVSVRSSNAYSLAVEAIRLMEVHGVWPTPLNYEIWLYVAGDPNSALAQEIHRLIGSGEKITEEISESLASKFISRLKLNDEVRDAGLRLTRELASVSEVINEAQKAQKDYNETLEGARTSIDGDSDAQRLRQLVGRLTDATSQILNQHAHFEVRLSESSREVARLRKHLDQVRLEAMTDALTNLANRKSFDEALERHCDSDEGKNITLAVLDIDHFKRFNDTWGHQTGDQVLRYVASVLSRIGRAPRMAARYGGEEFAMIFPSENMAVVERLLNEARQEIASRVLKRRSTNEDLGTITISVGIAERDYGEDAYDLLDRADKALYQSKNNGRNMVTCAKSALKATDAA